The following proteins come from a genomic window of Takifugu rubripes chromosome 11, fTakRub1.2, whole genome shotgun sequence:
- the LOC115251385 gene encoding egl nine homolog 2-like isoform X1, translating into MTVPVCVSSLHPEAEALPVRWNTPLKAMVACYPGNGAGYVRHVDNPNGDGRFITCIYYLNKNWDVKTQGGMLQIYPEGKNVVASIEPLFDRLLIFWSDRRNPHEVKPAFATRYAITVWYFDAKERAEAKEKYKLATGQKGVQVPVTQSSRT; encoded by the exons ATGACTGTGCCTGTGTGCGTCTCATCTCTTCATCCTGAAGCAGAAGCTCTGCCTGTTAGATGGAACACGCCGCTAAAG GCTATGGTTGCTTGTTACCCGGGTAACGGGGCAGGGTACGTGCGGCATGTCGATAACCCTAACGGCGACGGACGCTTCATCACGTGTATCTACTATCTCAACAAGAACTGGGATGTTAAG ACACAAGGAGGGATGTTGCAGATCTACCCCGAAGGCAAAAATGTGGTGGCCAGCATCGAGCCTCTGTTTGATCGGCTGCTCATCTTCTGGTCCGATCGCAGGAACCCCCATGAAGTGAAGCCAGCCTTCGCCACCCG ATACGCTATCACCGTCTGGTACTTTGATGCCAAAGAGAGAGCTGAAGCTAAGGAGAAGTACAAACTGG CAACAGGGCAGAAAGGTGTTCAAGTGCCTGTCACTCAAAGCAGCAGGACGTAA
- the LOC115251385 gene encoding egl nine homolog 2-like isoform X2, whose translation MVACYPGNGAGYVRHVDNPNGDGRFITCIYYLNKNWDVKTQGGMLQIYPEGKNVVASIEPLFDRLLIFWSDRRNPHEVKPAFATRYAITVWYFDAKERAEAKEKYKLATGQKGVQVPVTQSSRT comes from the exons ATGGTTGCTTGTTACCCGGGTAACGGGGCAGGGTACGTGCGGCATGTCGATAACCCTAACGGCGACGGACGCTTCATCACGTGTATCTACTATCTCAACAAGAACTGGGATGTTAAG ACACAAGGAGGGATGTTGCAGATCTACCCCGAAGGCAAAAATGTGGTGGCCAGCATCGAGCCTCTGTTTGATCGGCTGCTCATCTTCTGGTCCGATCGCAGGAACCCCCATGAAGTGAAGCCAGCCTTCGCCACCCG ATACGCTATCACCGTCTGGTACTTTGATGCCAAAGAGAGAGCTGAAGCTAAGGAGAAGTACAAACTGG CAACAGGGCAGAAAGGTGTTCAAGTGCCTGTCACTCAAAGCAGCAGGACGTAA
- the LOC115251386 gene encoding neutral amino acid transporter B(0)-like, producing MAEKIDMEAVTGSNGDPLPNGLSSPKSAPEPLSRRVKRVVMSNLLVILTVAGVIVGVFIGLGVRNVSLTRTQVIYIGFPGELLIRLLKMIIIPLVVCSLVSGSASLDPKALGKHCGWAMLFFLVTTLIASSIGVVMAY from the coding sequence ATGGCCGAGAAGATCGACATGGAGGCAGTGACGGGATCCAACGGAGACCCTCTTCCTAATGGACTGAGCAGCCCAAAGAGCGCACCGGAGCCGCTGTCTCGCCGGGTCAAGAGGGTCGTGATGTCCAACCTGCTGGTGATTCTGACTGTGGCCGGAGTCATCGTCGGGGTCTTCATCGGACTCGGCGTCCGCAACGTGTCGCTCACCAGAACCCAGGTCATCTACATCGGCTTCCCGGGTGAGCTGCTGATCCGCCTGCTGAAGATGATCATCATTCCTCTGGTGGTGTGCAGCCTCGTCTCCGGCTCCGCCAGCCTCGACCCTAAAGCCCTGGGCAAACATTGTGGCTGGGCCATGCTCTTCTTTCTGGTGACCACCTTAATCGCGTCCTCCATCGGAGTTGTGATGGCATATTAA
- the LOC101075869 gene encoding neutral amino acid transporter B(0)-like, with protein sequence MVEKIEMKSAMGANGDPLPNGSRSRDSTAESLSGKVKKVLMANPLVILTVAGVIVGVFIGLGIRNVPLTATQVIYIGFPGELLIRLLKMIIIPLVVCSLVSGSASLDPKALGKLGGWAMLFFLVTTLIASSIGVVMAYIINPGSGSLSTPKVEGLDDDVPAPKEVIDSFLDLIRNIFPSNLVSAAFQSYATSYKTILRTATDESFNITQEKVPIGTDQEGMNILGLVVFAIVFGIALRKLGEDGEILIKFFNSFNEATMVLVSWIMWYAPLGIMFLVAGKIIEMKNVGALFASLGKYIACCIIGHAIHGLLVLPAIYFIFTRKNPYPFLWGIFTALATAFGTGSSSATLPLMMKCVEEKNGVSKQISRFILPIGATVNMDGAALFQCVATVFIAQLNDFPLNFIQIITILVAATASSVGTAGVPAGGILTLTIILEAVGLPTNDISLILAVDWLIDRTCTVLNVEGDAFGAGLLQFFVDRTAEKERASELRDVKTDGLIPAPECSSLGEKQGLSDQSAADDSNVDLSE encoded by the exons ATGGTCGAGAAGATCGAGATGAAATCAGCGATGGGAGCCAATGGCGACCCTCTTCCTAATGGATCGAGAAGCCGAGATAGCACTGCAGAGTCGCTGTCTGGCAAAGTCAAGAAGGTATTGATGGCGAACCCTTTGGTGATTCTGACTGTGGCCGGAGTCATCGTCGGGGTCTTCATCGGACTCGGTATCCGCAATGTGCCTCTCACGGCGACCCAGGTCATCTACATCGGCTTCCCGGGTGAGCTGCTGATCCGCCTGCTGAAGATGATCATCATTCCTCTGGTGGTGTGCAGCCTCGTCTCCGGCTCTGCCAGCCTCGACCCTAAAGCCCTGGGCAAACTTGGTGGCTGGGCCATGCTCTTCTTTCTGGTGACCACCTTGATCGCGTCTTCCATCGGGGTTGTGATGGCCTACATAATAAACCCGGGGTCGGGGTCACTGAGCACCCCCAAGGTGGAAGGCCTGGATGACGACGTCCCTGCTCCCAAAGAAGTGATCGACTCGTTTTTAGATCTGATCAG AAACATTTTTCCATCAAACTTGGTGTCTGCTGCCTTTCAGTCA TATGCAACTAGCTACAAGACGATTCTCAGGACTGCCACTGATGAGAGCTTCAACATCACACAGGAGAAG GTCCCGATCGGAACAGACCAAGAAGGCATGAACATTCTGGGCCTGGTCGTGTTTGCCATCGTGTTTGGTATAGCTTTACGGAAGCTGGGGGAGGATGGTGAAATACTCATCAAGTTCTTCAACAGCTTCAATGAAGCCACCATGGTGCTGGTGTCCTGGATCATGTG gTATGCACCTCTCGGTATCATGTTCCTAGTCGCCGGAAAGATCATTGAGATGAAAAATGTGGGTGCGCTCTTCGCCAGTCTGGGAAAATACATAGCCTGCTGCATCATTGGTCATGCCATCCATGGTTTACTGGTGCTGCCTGCCATTTACTTCATTTTTACAAGGAAGAACCCTTATCCCTTCCTCTGGGGGATATTCACGGCTCTTGCAACTGCATTTGGAACAGGCTCCAG CTCTGCCACGCTCCCCCTGATGATGAAATGTGTGGAGGAAAAGAACGGCGTCTCCAAGCAAATCAGCCGCTTCATCCTGCCCATCGGGGCGACGGTCAACATGGACGGCGCGGCTCTTTTCCAGTGTGTGGCTACAGTTTTTATCGCTCAGCTCAACGACTTTCCTCTCAACTTCATCCAGATCATCACTATCCT TGTGGCGGCAACAGCATCCAGTGTTGGAACAGCCGGCGTACCAGCTGGTGGGATTTTGACTCTGACCATCATCCTGGAGGCGGTGGGCCTGCCCACCAACGACATTTCTCTTATCCTGGCTGTTGACTGGCTTAT TGACCGCACCTGCACGGTGCTGAATGTAGAGGGAGACGCCTTTGGGGCCGGCCTCCTGCAGTTCTTTGTGGACCGCACGGCTGAAAAAGAGCGAGCATCTGAGCTGAGAGACGTCAAAACGGACGGTTTAATCCCTGCCCCCGAGTGTTCGTCGCttggagaaaaacaaggtttgAGTGACCAGAGCGCTGCGGATGACTCAAACGTGGACCTGTCTGAGTAG